In Candidatus Defluviibacterium haderslevense, the following are encoded in one genomic region:
- a CDS encoding T9SS type A sorting domain-containing protein, with the protein MDCYTLFNEMGLNKIGIKIQLIFVNCLSKHKLICNFIALVLACIFVPFLGNSQVILVDPVFPTVNDTVVILFDASQGNAALKNFNGPVYVHTGLIADQSVSGTDWKFVQGAWATNDPRLLMQSLGNNRYQIRLHIKSFYKIPDGEKVNKLAFVFRNVSGSIVGRDASGADIYYDLSKVDSGFESILINPDVPFLLVQKNDLIPIQIACSKNAEIKIFQNDILLVDSSNINKLNFDITAQSNGQYDIRIECISGTESRIHRFRFIVDVNTPIEDPPIGTQPGITFLTENSIRLALVAPYKNSVFVLGDFINFLMDQKYLMKRNIKGDLYWIDILPVKPGFDHMIQYLIDGHIRIADPLSTLVLDPNNDSGIDSTIYPSIPKYPYGKTTGFVSVLNSTSSDFNWTHNDIKRPANDQLFVYELLIRDFDQKHTFNAITERLLYLKELGVNAIELMPVNEFEGNQSWGYNPSFHMALDKYYGSKQSFKTMIDSAHSLGITVVLDVVFNHAFGQSPLATMYWDKSNNTPTQNSPYLNSIAKHPYNVGYDFNHESIYTQNFVKQVLKYWMEEFKIDGFRFDLSKGFTQKNSGSNVDLWGQYDASRISILKNYADWIWFIDSKAYVILEHFAANQEEKELAEYGMLLWGNANYVFNQVTMGYDQNDLSSSLHTSRGWSKNHLVSYMESHDEERLMYKNLQYGNGSGQYQIKELNTALNRQLLVNAFYFSIPGPKMVWQFGELGYDFSINTCTNGSVNTNCRLDPKPIMWEYTTIENRLAIYKLIQLINQFKSKSQIVTKAKFTTQIGEGLLKRLQFTSDSLNVNLIGNFDVNTTTASGNFQHLGTWYDLVTGDSLNISDTNIQVKFNPGQFKYYIDNRSFISIEPHPNIDQIGIFPNPVEDFIYINTITPIIKVFLYDVQGRILCSKDRNEIIDHRILINHGYPRGIYFIKILLENDKVISKKLIFN; encoded by the coding sequence ATGGACTGTTATACTTTATTTAATGAAATGGGGCTAAACAAGATTGGGATAAAAATCCAATTGATTTTTGTAAACTGTTTAAGTAAACATAAGTTAATTTGCAATTTTATTGCATTAGTTCTTGCCTGCATATTCGTACCTTTTTTAGGAAACAGTCAAGTTATATTAGTTGATCCTGTTTTTCCAACTGTAAATGATACGGTAGTAATACTATTTGATGCAAGTCAGGGAAACGCAGCATTGAAAAACTTTAATGGTCCGGTGTATGTACACACAGGTCTTATTGCCGATCAAAGTGTAAGTGGAACGGATTGGAAGTTCGTACAAGGTGCTTGGGCAACAAATGACCCAAGGCTTCTGATGCAGTCACTGGGAAATAACCGCTATCAAATTAGATTGCACATAAAGTCATTTTATAAAATCCCGGATGGAGAAAAAGTCAATAAACTGGCTTTTGTTTTTCGTAATGTAAGTGGAAGCATTGTTGGTAGAGATGCAAGTGGAGCAGATATTTATTACGACTTGTCAAAAGTCGATTCAGGATTTGAAAGTATATTAATTAATCCTGATGTTCCATTTTTATTGGTTCAGAAAAATGATTTAATTCCAATTCAAATAGCATGTTCCAAGAATGCGGAAATTAAAATATTTCAAAACGATATTTTATTAGTCGACAGTTCAAACATTAATAAACTAAACTTCGATATTACTGCACAGTCAAATGGACAGTACGATATTAGAATAGAATGTATCAGTGGAACTGAAAGTAGAATTCATCGATTTCGATTTATTGTTGATGTCAATACTCCAATTGAAGATCCTCCTATCGGAACACAACCAGGTATTACTTTTTTAACTGAAAATTCAATAAGACTTGCCTTAGTTGCGCCGTATAAAAATAGTGTTTTTGTTCTGGGAGATTTTATTAATTTTTTAATGGATCAGAAATATTTAATGAAGCGAAACATTAAAGGAGACTTGTATTGGATAGATATTTTGCCAGTAAAACCTGGATTTGATCATATGATTCAATATCTAATTGATGGTCATATTCGCATTGCAGATCCTTTAAGTACTTTAGTCTTAGACCCTAATAATGATTCAGGAATTGATTCAACAATTTATCCTAGCATTCCCAAATATCCATATGGAAAAACTACAGGTTTTGTAAGTGTATTAAATTCTACTTCATCGGATTTTAATTGGACTCATAATGATATTAAACGTCCTGCAAATGACCAGCTTTTTGTATATGAGTTATTAATTCGGGATTTTGATCAAAAGCATACCTTTAATGCGATCACAGAACGATTATTATATTTAAAGGAATTAGGTGTAAATGCAATAGAATTAATGCCGGTTAATGAATTTGAAGGAAATCAATCATGGGGATATAATCCTTCATTTCATATGGCTTTGGATAAATACTATGGTTCCAAACAATCTTTTAAAACAATGATTGATTCAGCACATAGTCTTGGGATTACTGTTGTATTAGATGTGGTATTTAATCATGCCTTTGGTCAAAGTCCATTAGCAACAATGTACTGGGATAAAAGCAATAATACACCAACTCAAAATAGTCCTTATTTAAATTCGATAGCTAAGCACCCTTATAATGTTGGGTATGATTTTAATCATGAAAGTATTTATACTCAAAACTTTGTAAAGCAAGTATTGAAATATTGGATGGAAGAATTTAAAATCGATGGATTTAGATTTGATTTATCTAAGGGGTTTACTCAAAAAAATTCAGGTTCAAATGTAGATCTTTGGGGGCAATATGATGCATCAAGAATTAGTATATTAAAAAATTATGCGGATTGGATTTGGTTTATAGATTCCAAAGCTTATGTGATACTTGAACATTTTGCTGCAAACCAGGAAGAAAAAGAATTAGCAGAATATGGTATGTTGTTATGGGGTAATGCGAATTATGTTTTTAATCAAGTAACAATGGGTTATGACCAAAATGATTTAAGTTCAAGTCTTCACACTAGTAGGGGATGGAGTAAAAACCATTTGGTTTCATATATGGAAAGTCATGATGAGGAACGATTGATGTATAAAAATTTGCAATATGGAAATGGCTCAGGGCAATACCAAATTAAAGAATTGAATACAGCACTCAATCGGCAATTGTTAGTCAATGCATTTTATTTTTCCATACCAGGTCCAAAAATGGTCTGGCAATTTGGTGAACTGGGCTATGACTTTTCGATTAATACTTGTACCAATGGATCAGTCAATACAAATTGTCGCCTAGATCCAAAGCCTATCATGTGGGAATATACAACTATAGAAAATCGACTTGCTATTTATAAATTAATCCAACTCATTAATCAATTTAAAAGTAAGAGTCAAATAGTGACTAAAGCAAAATTTACTACTCAAATTGGGGAAGGATTACTTAAACGATTACAATTTACGTCTGATTCATTGAACGTTAATTTGATAGGAAACTTTGATGTTAATACAACTACCGCATCTGGTAATTTTCAACACCTTGGGACTTGGTATGATCTTGTTACTGGAGACAGTTTGAACATTTCTGATACCAATATTCAAGTGAAATTTAATCCAGGTCAATTTAAATATTATATTGATAATAGAAGTTTTATTTCGATAGAACCACATCCGAATATTGATCAAATTGGTATATTCCCTAACCCGGTAGAAGATTTTATCTATATAAATACCATTACTCCGATAATAAAAGTATTTTTATATGATGTTCAAGGTCGAATATTGTGTTCTAAAGACCGCAATGAAATTATTGATCACAGAATACTAATAAATCATGGATATCCAAGAGGAATATATTTTATTAAAATCTTATTGGAGAATGATAAAGTTATTTCTAAAAAATTGATATTCAATTAG
- a CDS encoding SusC/RagA family TonB-linked outer membrane protein — protein MNQRPTILSFLFLIFLSFSTIHSQKLLSGKVMDSKTQEALVGTIVKLVKSNAVVVTDFEGNFTIQSTNESDEILFSYTGYETIQMPVVSQSFFSIHLIPGKLLDEVILIGYGSQKKSDKTGAVMSVNSNELNIGGLSDPIQGLQGKVAGVTISKQGGDPNSGFTVNIRGAAGLTSGTGPLYVIDGVPGVDPTTIASNDIESYNVLKDASSTAIYGSRGSNGVIIIKTKNSGLSKSDEKVHKVEYSGQYAYDQVSKKLNFLNSGQMRDFATKTGKTYIDNGANIDWQDAIFRTGFTQDHSLAFSGSDHHSSYRASLSNLNIKGVLDGSGKQRTIGRLQFTQSGLKDRLTVFAGIGGAIEHSDFVNYGNGISPTNVLYQAFRRSPTDPIYNADGTYFETDRSFQYFNPVAIINETQNERDAKRFFGNLNVRLKLLDHLVLGVNGAYTRNDSTSFYFEPSYAASNTTKGFAKRTYNNGSSQLIETTLNYDLNYRNKHSFNILGGHSYQKDSYDGFFAQGKEALSDYLKSYNLGALINLEPGSIGSYKNEFLQASFFGRLVYDFNKKYYLTATMRRDGSSKFGKNNEWGWFPSASIAWNIMGESFMNSVHFFDDLKLRIGYGIAGNQNIPTNVDAIFYIPAGTAIDPESGNKVISFQNNGGVNANPDLKWEENAEFNIGLDFGILKNRLSGSLEYYRKTTSDLIYNYELPVPPNKNRFIYANAGQITNNGVEVSLFGIVIDRKKLDWKTTFTFSKNNQKTKKLANDKYDLDEIKTLYVSGRGLVGGENYSQVIRPGFEIGTFFLPEYAGLSDDGKFLFYTKAGGVTRDVSKAERREVGHAQPDFSLGWSNYLKFGAHLDASIAMRAVVGFDVLNVTRLVFSNPSDLPTLNVLEEALDEYDRGLTSSPILSDYYLEDGTFLKIDNVTVGYNFGLSKSKYLKGFRIYVAGSNLLTLTRYKGLDPELSYGGVEFGRDQYDVYPKTRSITLGLNATF, from the coding sequence ATGAATCAAAGACCTACCATCTTATCCTTTTTATTTTTAATATTTCTTAGTTTTTCTACCATTCACTCGCAGAAATTGCTGAGCGGGAAAGTGATGGATTCAAAAACGCAAGAAGCATTAGTTGGAACAATCGTTAAGTTGGTTAAATCCAATGCAGTTGTCGTAACAGATTTCGAAGGAAATTTTACGATTCAGTCTACAAATGAATCAGATGAAATACTATTTTCATATACTGGATATGAAACCATACAAATGCCAGTTGTTAGTCAAAGCTTTTTTAGTATTCATTTAATTCCTGGGAAATTGTTGGATGAGGTAATATTAATTGGGTACGGTTCACAGAAAAAATCAGATAAAACAGGCGCGGTAATGTCTGTCAATTCAAATGAGTTGAATATTGGTGGTCTTAGCGACCCCATTCAAGGACTTCAGGGAAAAGTAGCTGGTGTTACCATTTCAAAACAAGGAGGTGATCCTAATTCAGGCTTTACTGTAAACATTCGGGGTGCAGCTGGACTGACTTCAGGGACTGGTCCATTGTATGTTATTGATGGAGTGCCTGGTGTTGACCCTACAACCATCGCAAGTAATGATATCGAATCTTACAATGTATTAAAAGATGCTTCATCGACAGCTATTTATGGTTCAAGGGGTTCAAATGGAGTCATTATAATCAAAACAAAAAACAGTGGATTATCTAAAAGTGATGAGAAGGTTCATAAAGTAGAGTATAGTGGCCAATATGCATATGATCAGGTATCTAAAAAACTTAATTTCCTGAACAGCGGTCAAATGAGAGATTTTGCAACAAAAACGGGTAAAACCTATATTGATAATGGAGCGAATATTGACTGGCAAGATGCCATATTTCGTACGGGATTTACCCAAGACCATTCATTAGCTTTTTCTGGTTCAGATCATCATTCTAGTTACAGAGCTTCATTGTCAAATTTAAATATCAAAGGTGTTTTGGATGGATCAGGTAAACAGAGAACAATTGGTCGTTTGCAATTTACTCAGAGCGGATTGAAAGATAGACTTACCGTTTTTGCTGGAATTGGTGGCGCAATAGAGCATAGTGATTTTGTAAATTATGGTAATGGAATTTCTCCCACAAATGTACTGTATCAAGCTTTCAGAAGAAGTCCTACAGATCCAATTTATAATGCAGATGGAACTTACTTTGAAACAGATCGTTCATTTCAATATTTTAATCCTGTGGCAATCATTAATGAGACTCAAAATGAACGGGATGCAAAACGATTTTTTGGTAATTTGAATGTTAGATTAAAACTTTTAGATCATTTGGTTTTAGGAGTTAATGGTGCATATACTAGGAATGACTCTACAAGTTTTTATTTCGAACCAAGTTATGCAGCTTCAAATACCACTAAAGGTTTTGCAAAAAGGACATATAATAATGGAAGTAGCCAGTTGATTGAAACGACCTTGAATTATGACTTGAATTATAGAAACAAACATAGTTTCAATATCCTAGGTGGACATTCCTATCAAAAAGATTCTTATGATGGTTTTTTTGCACAAGGGAAAGAAGCACTTTCTGATTATCTTAAATCATATAATTTAGGAGCATTAATTAATTTAGAACCTGGAAGTATTGGGTCTTATAAAAATGAATTTTTACAAGCCTCATTTTTTGGAAGACTCGTTTATGATTTCAATAAAAAGTATTATTTAACAGCGACAATGCGTCGAGATGGATCGTCTAAATTTGGAAAAAATAATGAATGGGGATGGTTTCCATCTGCATCAATAGCTTGGAATATTATGGGGGAATCCTTTATGAATTCTGTGCACTTTTTTGATGACTTGAAATTAAGAATTGGATACGGTATTGCAGGAAATCAGAATATTCCTACAAATGTAGACGCTATATTTTATATCCCGGCAGGTACGGCGATAGACCCTGAATCAGGTAATAAAGTGATATCATTTCAAAATAATGGTGGTGTTAATGCCAATCCTGACTTAAAATGGGAGGAAAATGCAGAGTTTAATATTGGCTTAGATTTTGGAATTTTGAAAAACAGACTTTCAGGTTCATTGGAATATTATCGAAAGACCACATCTGATTTAATATACAATTATGAATTACCAGTGCCTCCAAATAAAAATAGGTTCATTTATGCCAACGCAGGTCAAATAACAAATAATGGGGTAGAAGTTTCACTTTTTGGTATTGTGATAGATCGAAAAAAATTGGATTGGAAAACAACGTTTACTTTTTCAAAAAACAATCAAAAGACCAAAAAATTAGCAAACGACAAGTATGATTTGGATGAAATTAAAACACTTTATGTTTCAGGTCGCGGATTAGTAGGCGGAGAAAATTATTCACAAGTCATTCGACCGGGATTTGAAATTGGTACATTCTTTCTACCTGAATATGCAGGACTTTCGGATGATGGAAAATTTTTATTTTATACTAAGGCTGGAGGTGTAACACGTGATGTGTCTAAGGCGGAAAGACGTGAAGTAGGCCATGCTCAGCCTGATTTTAGTTTAGGTTGGTCAAACTATTTAAAATTCGGAGCGCATTTAGATGCAAGTATTGCTATGCGTGCAGTAGTTGGATTTGATGTATTAAATGTTACGAGATTGGTATTTAGTAATCCTTCTGATTTGCCTACTTTGAATGTTTTAGAAGAAGCTTTAGATGAATATGATAGAGGGTTGACAAGTTCCCCTATACTAAGTGATTATTATTTGGAGGACGGGACTTTTCTTAAAATAGATAATGTAACTGTGGGTTATAATTTTGGATTAAGTAAATCCAAATATCTCAAAGGATTCAGGATTTATGTTGCGGGTTCCAATTTATTAACACTTACCCGATATAAAGGACTTGATCCGGAGTTGAGTTATGGTGGTGTAGAATTTGGAAGAGATCAATATGATGTTTATCCTAAAACTAGAAGTATTACTTTGGGATTAAATGCTACTTTTTA